A region from the Triticum urartu cultivar G1812 chromosome 1, Tu2.1, whole genome shotgun sequence genome encodes:
- the LOC125530830 gene encoding sister chromatid cohesion 1 protein 1 isoform X1 encodes MFYSHQLLARKAPLGQIWMAATLHAKINRKRLDKLDIIKICEEILNPSVPMALRLSGILMGGVVIVYERKVKLLYDDVSRLLIEINEAWKIRPAVDHTVLPKGKAQAKYEAVTLPENAMDMEVEQPVLFTDTDTARFRGMRLEDLDEQYVNVNLDDDDISRADRHHQAEAVNITLVDNFESGLAETDIFNRFERFDIADDDTTVHITLDEHPEAPSTLVPSPPRPEDPPQQQEQCAAPSPIREEPQQGQVSSAGDSLKEQEEQKTTEQQPTKRAKRKARGNGPQVIMDNQIMIPGNVYQSWLKDPSSLISKRRQVRSKINPIKAIKIGELMDLPPSALMSCSDDSQEIYYPQQLMQLWKECTKVKPPKPSSSSGDKSSSSSQEKQPRNSPPQPQGDQNEMGAQPMDFTDGIEKIRANKSGEFEGVFDGPHGDPSVTPGSPGLSRRSASSSGGSGRGGFLPLDPEILLQSGSGRAKRRQLSSGRSLGNLDPVEEEFPMEQEGRECKLRRLSDIEPTPDLMVETEPTQTPFTKQSSPPDHITESIHSYLKLHFESPDAPPSESLSQLTYGMNTAQAARLFYQTCVLATLDSIKVTQVEPYGPILISRGTNM; translated from the exons ATGTTCTACTCGCACCAGCTCCTCGCGCGGAAGGCGCCGCTCGGCCAGATATG GATGGCCGCCACGCTCCACGCCAAGATCAACCGCAAGCGCCTCGACAAGCTCGACATCATCAAAATCTG CGAGGAGATCCTCAACCCGTCGGTGCCCATGGCGCTCAGGCTCTCCGGGATCCTCATGG GTGGCGTGGTCATCGTGTACGAGAGGAAGGTGAAGCTTCTCTACG ATGACGTGTCCCGTCTCCTG ATTGAGATCAACGAGGCGTGGAAGATCAGGCCGGCCGTGGACCACACCGTCCTCCCCAAGGGCAAGGCTCAAGCCAA GTATGAAGCAGTAACACTGCCAGAGAACGCGATGGATATGGAGGTGGAGCAGCCCGTGCTTTTCACAGATACTGATACTGCCAGGTTCCGGGGAATG CGCCTGGAGGATTTGGATGAACAGTATGTCAATGTCAACCTGGATGATGATGACATCTCTCGCGCCGACCGTCATCATCAAG CTGAGGCAGTCAACATTACCCTGGTCGATAATTTTGAGTCTGGTCTTGCTGAAACTGACATCTTCAATCGTTTTGAGAG ATTTGACATAGCAGATGATGACACTACAGTCCATATTACTCTCGATGAACACCCAGAGGCTCCAAGTACACTAGTTCCCTCTCCACCAAGGCCAGAAGACCCTCCTCAACAACAGGAACAGTGTGCTGCCCCATCCCCCATCCGCGAAGAACCTCAACAAG GGCAAGTATCTTCTGCAGGGGATTCATTGAAGGAGCAAGAGGAGCAGAAGACGACG GAGCAACAACCAACTAAACGAGCAAAGAGGAAAGCACGCGGCAATGGCCCCCAAGTGATCATGGACAACCAGATAATGATCCCAGGAAATGTATATCAGTCATGGTTGAAGGACCCATCAAGCCTCATCTCTAAAAGGCGTCAAGTCAGGAGT AAAATCAATCCTATTAAGGCAATTAAGATAGGCGAGCTCATGGACTTGCCACCGTCTGCCCTAATGTCTTGCTCCGATGACTCACAAGAGATATATTACCCTCAGCAGCTTATGCAGCTCTGGAAGGAATGCACCAAAGTCAAGCCCCCAAAGCCCTCATCTTCTTCAG GAgataaatcatcatcatcatcacaaGAAAAGCAGCCGAGAAACTCTCCGCCTCAG CCTCAAGGAGATCAGAATGAAATGGGAGCTCAACCAATGGACTTCACAGATGGCATTGAAAAGATCAGAGCAAACAAGAGTGGAGAATTTGAAGGTGTTTTTGATGGTCCGCATGGTGACCCTAGTGTTACACCTGGAAGTCCTG GGCTAAGTCGCAGGTCAGCTTCAAGCTCTGGTGGCTCTGGAAGGGGGGGATTTCTGCCATTGGATCCAGAAATACTGTTACAATCTGGAAGCGGAAG GGCCAAGAGGAGGCAGCTTTCATCTGGACGGAGCTTGGGGAACCTTGATCCAGTTGAAGAGGAATTCCCAATGGAGCAGGAAGGGAGGGAGTGCAAGCTGAGAAGGCTTTCAGATATTGAACCAACTCCTG ATCTTATGGTAGAAACAGAACCCACTCAAACCCCGTTCACAAAGCAATCCAGTCCTCCCGATCACATCACTGAATCAATTCACTC GTACCTAAAGCTCCACTTTGAGAGCCCGGATGCCCCGCCGTCTGAATCGCTAAGCCAGCTAACTTATGGGATGAATACAGCACAGGCTGCCCGCCTATTCTATCAAACATGTG TCTTAGCAACGCTCGACAGCATCAAGGTCACGCAGGTGGAACCATACGGGCCCATCCTGATCTCGAGGGGCACAAACATGTGA
- the LOC125530830 gene encoding sister chromatid cohesion 1 protein 1 isoform X2 has product MFYSHQLLARKAPLGQIWMAATLHAKINRKRLDKLDIIKICEEILNPSVPMALRLSGILMGGVVIVYERKVKLLYDDVSRLLIEINEAWKIRPAVDHTVLPKGKAQAKYEAVTLPENAMDMEVEQPVLFTDTDTARFRGMRLEDLDEQYVNVNLDDDDISRADRHHQAEAVNITLVDNFESGLAETDIFNRFERFDIADDDTTVHITLDEHPEAPSTLVPSPPRPEDPPQQQEQCAAPSPIREEPQQGDSLKEQEEQKTTEQQPTKRAKRKARGNGPQVIMDNQIMIPGNVYQSWLKDPSSLISKRRQVRSKINPIKAIKIGELMDLPPSALMSCSDDSQEIYYPQQLMQLWKECTKVKPPKPSSSSGDKSSSSSQEKQPRNSPPQPQGDQNEMGAQPMDFTDGIEKIRANKSGEFEGVFDGPHGDPSVTPGSPGLSRRSASSSGGSGRGGFLPLDPEILLQSGSGRAKRRQLSSGRSLGNLDPVEEEFPMEQEGRECKLRRLSDIEPTPDLMVETEPTQTPFTKQSSPPDHITESIHSYLKLHFESPDAPPSESLSQLTYGMNTAQAARLFYQTCVLATLDSIKVTQVEPYGPILISRGTNM; this is encoded by the exons ATGTTCTACTCGCACCAGCTCCTCGCGCGGAAGGCGCCGCTCGGCCAGATATG GATGGCCGCCACGCTCCACGCCAAGATCAACCGCAAGCGCCTCGACAAGCTCGACATCATCAAAATCTG CGAGGAGATCCTCAACCCGTCGGTGCCCATGGCGCTCAGGCTCTCCGGGATCCTCATGG GTGGCGTGGTCATCGTGTACGAGAGGAAGGTGAAGCTTCTCTACG ATGACGTGTCCCGTCTCCTG ATTGAGATCAACGAGGCGTGGAAGATCAGGCCGGCCGTGGACCACACCGTCCTCCCCAAGGGCAAGGCTCAAGCCAA GTATGAAGCAGTAACACTGCCAGAGAACGCGATGGATATGGAGGTGGAGCAGCCCGTGCTTTTCACAGATACTGATACTGCCAGGTTCCGGGGAATG CGCCTGGAGGATTTGGATGAACAGTATGTCAATGTCAACCTGGATGATGATGACATCTCTCGCGCCGACCGTCATCATCAAG CTGAGGCAGTCAACATTACCCTGGTCGATAATTTTGAGTCTGGTCTTGCTGAAACTGACATCTTCAATCGTTTTGAGAG ATTTGACATAGCAGATGATGACACTACAGTCCATATTACTCTCGATGAACACCCAGAGGCTCCAAGTACACTAGTTCCCTCTCCACCAAGGCCAGAAGACCCTCCTCAACAACAGGAACAGTGTGCTGCCCCATCCCCCATCCGCGAAGAACCTCAACAAG GGGATTCATTGAAGGAGCAAGAGGAGCAGAAGACGACG GAGCAACAACCAACTAAACGAGCAAAGAGGAAAGCACGCGGCAATGGCCCCCAAGTGATCATGGACAACCAGATAATGATCCCAGGAAATGTATATCAGTCATGGTTGAAGGACCCATCAAGCCTCATCTCTAAAAGGCGTCAAGTCAGGAGT AAAATCAATCCTATTAAGGCAATTAAGATAGGCGAGCTCATGGACTTGCCACCGTCTGCCCTAATGTCTTGCTCCGATGACTCACAAGAGATATATTACCCTCAGCAGCTTATGCAGCTCTGGAAGGAATGCACCAAAGTCAAGCCCCCAAAGCCCTCATCTTCTTCAG GAgataaatcatcatcatcatcacaaGAAAAGCAGCCGAGAAACTCTCCGCCTCAG CCTCAAGGAGATCAGAATGAAATGGGAGCTCAACCAATGGACTTCACAGATGGCATTGAAAAGATCAGAGCAAACAAGAGTGGAGAATTTGAAGGTGTTTTTGATGGTCCGCATGGTGACCCTAGTGTTACACCTGGAAGTCCTG GGCTAAGTCGCAGGTCAGCTTCAAGCTCTGGTGGCTCTGGAAGGGGGGGATTTCTGCCATTGGATCCAGAAATACTGTTACAATCTGGAAGCGGAAG GGCCAAGAGGAGGCAGCTTTCATCTGGACGGAGCTTGGGGAACCTTGATCCAGTTGAAGAGGAATTCCCAATGGAGCAGGAAGGGAGGGAGTGCAAGCTGAGAAGGCTTTCAGATATTGAACCAACTCCTG ATCTTATGGTAGAAACAGAACCCACTCAAACCCCGTTCACAAAGCAATCCAGTCCTCCCGATCACATCACTGAATCAATTCACTC GTACCTAAAGCTCCACTTTGAGAGCCCGGATGCCCCGCCGTCTGAATCGCTAAGCCAGCTAACTTATGGGATGAATACAGCACAGGCTGCCCGCCTATTCTATCAAACATGTG TCTTAGCAACGCTCGACAGCATCAAGGTCACGCAGGTGGAACCATACGGGCCCATCCTGATCTCGAGGGGCACAAACATGTGA